Proteins co-encoded in one Salvia splendens isolate huo1 chromosome 4, SspV2, whole genome shotgun sequence genomic window:
- the LOC121798878 gene encoding WAT1-related protein At3g28050-like, with protein MGMVEALPYIGMVAVQLAQVVMLLAAETAIANGMTTFAFLSYSNIFSAILLLPICFSIYRSDHPPLLPAFLCGFFLLGFIGFTVQVLGMTGLIFSSASLSTTILNLIPGFTFVIAVILRLEKFNYRSATSMAKSTGTVISIGGAVLATLYQGPSLLGKSGDLLTAVSSNWVIGGLLLTLDSAAAAILIIVQALVVRKCPAVLILMLFYSCFIALVSAAASAIVEKDLAAWTLNLNSTGRFIPVILSGLFGNVFQLSIVMWCVRRKGPVFASIFHPIGVIVSIVAGVLVLGETFYLGSLLGAVVVVVGFYAVLWGKANEAKVIDNDDGKDTTPLLQEQGQLA; from the exons ATGGGGATGGTGGAGGCGCTTCCATACATAGGAATGGTGGCGGTGCAGTTAGCACAGGTGGTGATGCTGTTAGCAGCGGAAACTGCCATAGCAAACGGGATGACTACTTTCGCATTCCTCTCATACTCCAATATCTTCTCTGCAATCCTTCTTCTTCCAATTTGTTTCTCCATATACAG ATCTGATCATCCTCCGCTCCTCCCCGCCTTCTTGTGTGGCTTTTTCCTGCTCGGATTCATAGG ATTCACGGTGCAGGTGTTGGGGATGACGGGGCTCATATTCAGCTCTGCATCACTCTCCACTACAATACTCAACCTCATCCCGGGCTTCACCTTCGTCATCGCCGTTATCCTCAG GCTGGAGAAATTCAACTACAGAAGCGCGACTAGTATGGCGAAATCAACGGGCACCGTGATCTCGATCGGGGGAGCGGTGTTGGCGACTCTGTACCAGGGGCCTTCGCTTTTGGGGAAGTCCGGTGATCTGCTGACGGCAGTCTCTTCTAATTGGGTGATAGGGGGGCTGCTCCTGACCTTAGACAGCGCGGCGGCGGCGATCTTAATCATTGTGCAGGCGTTGGTGGTGAGGAAATGCCCTGCTGTGCTGATTCTGATGCTCTTCTACAGCTGCTTCATCGCCCTTGTATCGGCTGCGGCGTCTGCGATCGTGGAGAAAGACCTTGCCGCTTGGACTCTCAATCTCAACTCCACAGGGAGGTTCATTCCAGTTATATTATCG GGGTTATTTGGGAACGTATTTCAACTGAGCATAGTGATGTGGTGTGTGAGACGAAAGGGTCCTGTGTTTGCATCCATTTTCCATCCAATTGGAGTCATCGTTTCCATAGTGGCGGGCGTCCTCGTCTTGGGAGAGACCTTCTATCTTGGAAG TTTGCTCGgagcggtggtggtggtggtgggctTCTACGCTGTGTTGTGGGGAAAAGCTAATGAAGCGAAGGTGATTGACAATGACGACGGGAAGGATACGACGCCGCTGCTGCAGGAACAGGGCCAACTAGCTTGA
- the LOC121798181 gene encoding probable serine/threonine-protein kinase PBL28, with product MPFGLVSAWNKRRRSKSEDQTNPWVYKPVEQWQIECKGPPPKRRAASAVYTVKEMEEATCSFSDEYLLGKGGFGRVYKGTLRSGQVVAIKKMELPPFKKAEGEREFRVEVDILSRLDHPNLVNLIGYCADGKQRFLVYEYLHKGNLQDHLNGIEHVKIDWPSRLKVALGAARGLAYLHSGSDVGIPIVHRDFKSTNILLDANLEAKISDFGLAKLMPEGQETCITTATVLGTFGYFDPEYTLTGKLTLQSDVYAFGVVLLELLTGRRAVDLTQGPSDQNLVIQVRHILNDKKKLKRVIDPEMGRSSYTMESVAMFANLASRCIRVDSHERPSMIECVKELQLIIYINSKGLGMTMHALRML from the exons ATGCCTTTTGGATTAGTTTCTGCGTGGAACAAACGTAGGAGAAGCAAGTCCGAGGATCAGACCAATCCGt GGGTGTACAAACCTGTGGAGCAGTGGCAGATCGAGTGCAAAGGGCCTCCGCCGAAGAGAAGAGCTGCATCAGCAGTATACACGGTGAAGGAGATGGAGGAGGCGACATGTTCCTTCAGTGATGAATACCTGCTTGGGAAAGGAGGCTTTGGCCGGGTATATAAAGGCACTCTAAGGTCCGGGCAG GTTGTGGCGATCAAGAAAATGGAGCTACCACCATTCAAGAAGgcagagggagagagggagttCCGCGTAGAGGTCGATATTCTGAGCAGACTGGACCATCCCAATCTCGTCAACTTGATTGGATACTGTGCAGATGGGAAGCAAAGGTTTCTGGTGTACGAGTATCTACACAAAGGGAACCTGCAAGATCACTTAAACG GAATCGAACACGTAAAGATTgattggccatcaaggctgaaagTGGCTCTCGGAGCAGCAAGAGGACTTGCATACCTCCATTCAGGTTCTGATGTTGGGATTCCTATTGTCCACAGAGACTTCAAATCCACTAATATTCTTCTCGATGCTAATTTGGAAGCAAAG ATATCAGACTTCGGGCTAGCAAAATTAATGCCAGAAGGCCAGGAAACTTGTATTACAACAGCAACAGTGCTTGGCACTTTTGGCTATTTTGATCCCGAATATACCTTG ACAGGGAAACTTACTCTACAAAGTGATGTCTACGCATTTGGAGTCGTGCTACTTGAGCTTTTGACCGGACGAAGAGCAGTAGACCTGACCCAAGGACCAAGTGATCAAAATTTAGTGATCCAG GTTAGGCACATATTAAATGACAAGAAGAAACTGAAAAGGGTGATTGATCCTGAAATGGGACGGAGTTCATACACAATGGAGTCAGTAGCCATGTTTGCAAACCTGGCATCACGCTGCATCCGAGTAGACAGTCATGAGAGGCCCTCGATGATAGAATGTGTGAAAGAACTCCAACTGATCATCTACATCAACTCTAAAGGATTAGGGATGACGATGCACGCACTTAGAATGTTGTGA
- the LOC121798478 gene encoding WAT1-related protein At1g70260-like isoform X1: protein MRRVALSDVMACGSMVVVEGCIIGLTIMASTAMAKGMSPFVFVVYTNALSSLILLPYSFFFDTNRSEGTWLTLPFLIQVFVLGLIGVTISQNLAFVGLSYSSPIVACGFANQMPALSFILAILLRSTKFDWKRSGSLARLIGTLISFGGAISLTLYKGPTIKAPSLTLPLRPPLLVFISTHENWVLGCKLFAASSFALAIWNFLQAKTLKICKQVMKIISFYTLFGTIQTTGLALYFERDPEAWKLGLNFELLVIVLTGIFSSLIRTKVQMWCTRLKGPFFVALFKPCGIAYATTFGCLLFSTTFHYGSITGAFICGVGYYTVLWGQMKDEEASKLGGRNKIVSPSRDEKVPLLQQDSQV, encoded by the exons ATGAGGAGGGTGGCGTTAAGCGATGTGATGGCATGCGGGAGCATGGTTGTGGTGGAGGGTTGCATTATTGGGTTGACAATCATGGCTAGCACCGCGATGGCTAAAGGGATGAGCCCTTTCGTGTTTGTTGTCTATACCAATGCCCTTTCTTCACTCATTCTCCTCccgtattccttcttttttgatACCAATAG GTCGGAAGGGACATGGCTCACCCTACCTTTTCTCATTCAAGTCTTCGTCCTCGGTTTAATAGG GGTAACGATTTCTCAAAACCTAGCGTTTGTGGGTTTGAGCTACAGCTCTCCCATTGTTGCATGTGGCTTCGCAAATCAGATGCCTGCTTTATCTTTCATTTTGGCCATACTCCTCAG GAGTACAAAATTTGATTGGAAGAGGTCAGGCAGTCTAGCAAGATTGATAGGCACCCTCATATCTTTTGGTGGTGCAATTTCACTCACTCTTTACAAAGGCCCTACCATCAAAGCTCCCTCCCTGACCTTACCGTTGCGGCCGCCGCTGCTGGTCTTCATTTCAACTCATGAAAACTGGGTTCTTGGTTGTAAACTCTTTGCTGCTTCTTCATTTGCTCTAGCCATCTGGAACTTTCTCCAg GCGAAAACTCTGAAAATATGCAAACAAGTGatgaaaataatctcattttacACCTTGTTTGGGACCATCCAAACAACTGGATTGGCCCTCTACTTTGAAAGGGATCCTGAGGCATGGAAGCTAGGGCTTAATTTTGAACTCCTCGTCATCGTCTTAACA GGAATATTCAGCAGCCTGATTAGGACCAAAGTCCAAATGTGGTGTACACGTTTGAAAGGGCCTTTTTTTGTGGCCTTATTCAAGCCTTGTGGGATTGCCTACGCCACCACCTTTGGCTGTTTGCTCTTTTCTACTACTTTTCACTATGGAAg CATTACGGGAGCGTTCATCTGCGGAGTGGGGTACTACACCGTGCTGTGGGGCCAGATGAAGGACGAGGAGGCGAGTAAATTGGGCGGTCGTAACAAGATCGTCAGTCCATCAAGGGATGAGAAGGTCCCTCTTCTGCAGCAAGATTCTCAAGTGTGA
- the LOC121798479 gene encoding MLP-like protein 423 codes for MASKIEMEVELKSEAEKVWNSMRESTTLFPKALPQHYQSIQIVEGDGKSVNSVRLVTYPQGISAVSSIKEKIEAVDDEKNFVSYSVIDGDILNYYKNFKGSLSVSSSSSNGDNKTLLKWTCEFHKATEDTPNPDFIKDFALKTFQDLDAYLLAN; via the exons ATGGCATCAAAGATTGAAATGGAGGTTGAGTTGAAAAGTGAAGCAGAAAAGGTTTGGAACAGCATGAGGGAATCCACGACTCTCTTCCCCAAAGCCTTGCCTCAGCACTACCAAAGCATCCAAATTGTTGAAGGCGATGGCAAGTCCGTCAACTCTGTGCGCCTCGTCACCTATCCACAAG GAATCTCAGCAGTTTCAAGCATCAAAGAGAAGATCGAAGCTGTAGACGACGAGAAGAACTTCGTGAGTTACAGTGTGATAGACGGAGACATACTGAACTACTACAAGAATTTCAAGGGCAGCCTCAGcgtcagcagcagcagcagcaatggCGACAACAAAACTTTACTGAAATGGACCTGCGAATTCCACAAGGCCACTGAGGATACCCCCAACCCGGATTTCATCAAGGACTTTGCCCTCAAAACTTTCCAAGATTTGGATGCTTATCTTCTTGCTAATTAA
- the LOC121798478 gene encoding WAT1-related protein At1g70260-like isoform X2, with protein MRRVALSDVMACGSMVVVEGCIIGLTIMASTAMAKGMSPFVFVVYTNALSSLILLPYSFFFDTNRVTISQNLAFVGLSYSSPIVACGFANQMPALSFILAILLRSTKFDWKRSGSLARLIGTLISFGGAISLTLYKGPTIKAPSLTLPLRPPLLVFISTHENWVLGCKLFAASSFALAIWNFLQAKTLKICKQVMKIISFYTLFGTIQTTGLALYFERDPEAWKLGLNFELLVIVLTGIFSSLIRTKVQMWCTRLKGPFFVALFKPCGIAYATTFGCLLFSTTFHYGSITGAFICGVGYYTVLWGQMKDEEASKLGGRNKIVSPSRDEKVPLLQQDSQV; from the exons ATGAGGAGGGTGGCGTTAAGCGATGTGATGGCATGCGGGAGCATGGTTGTGGTGGAGGGTTGCATTATTGGGTTGACAATCATGGCTAGCACCGCGATGGCTAAAGGGATGAGCCCTTTCGTGTTTGTTGTCTATACCAATGCCCTTTCTTCACTCATTCTCCTCccgtattccttcttttttgatACCAATAG GGTAACGATTTCTCAAAACCTAGCGTTTGTGGGTTTGAGCTACAGCTCTCCCATTGTTGCATGTGGCTTCGCAAATCAGATGCCTGCTTTATCTTTCATTTTGGCCATACTCCTCAG GAGTACAAAATTTGATTGGAAGAGGTCAGGCAGTCTAGCAAGATTGATAGGCACCCTCATATCTTTTGGTGGTGCAATTTCACTCACTCTTTACAAAGGCCCTACCATCAAAGCTCCCTCCCTGACCTTACCGTTGCGGCCGCCGCTGCTGGTCTTCATTTCAACTCATGAAAACTGGGTTCTTGGTTGTAAACTCTTTGCTGCTTCTTCATTTGCTCTAGCCATCTGGAACTTTCTCCAg GCGAAAACTCTGAAAATATGCAAACAAGTGatgaaaataatctcattttacACCTTGTTTGGGACCATCCAAACAACTGGATTGGCCCTCTACTTTGAAAGGGATCCTGAGGCATGGAAGCTAGGGCTTAATTTTGAACTCCTCGTCATCGTCTTAACA GGAATATTCAGCAGCCTGATTAGGACCAAAGTCCAAATGTGGTGTACACGTTTGAAAGGGCCTTTTTTTGTGGCCTTATTCAAGCCTTGTGGGATTGCCTACGCCACCACCTTTGGCTGTTTGCTCTTTTCTACTACTTTTCACTATGGAAg CATTACGGGAGCGTTCATCTGCGGAGTGGGGTACTACACCGTGCTGTGGGGCCAGATGAAGGACGAGGAGGCGAGTAAATTGGGCGGTCGTAACAAGATCGTCAGTCCATCAAGGGATGAGAAGGTCCCTCTTCTGCAGCAAGATTCTCAAGTGTGA
- the LOC121798182 gene encoding uncharacterized protein LOC121798182, protein MFQVSMAAEASLSISLHLQPHHHHHLPAATHRHPFLQFPNHKQHNNSISLSASHSPSPSPSPSSSSPSLLNPLQTGRFLTDDDLEKLELLGNYSYHQQLESGLLWVRAMREEEMDLTVTLLSESFAESMMMASGYVKLLEFLVKNYLIERREMMPHNATLLGVYRENGEEDFELAGTVELTFDGKGANANPPTPTPPKNSPYICNMAVRKPLRRRGIGWHLLRAGEELITKMSSSREVYLHCRIIDKGPFNMYTKAGYSVVQTDSILTLLTLQRRRRLMRKELPASEDASAVDAPPDDQLIDERL, encoded by the exons ATGTTTCAAGTTTCAATGGCAGCAGAAGCTTCCCTCTCAATCTCCCTTCACTTGCagccgcaccaccaccaccacctcccaGCCGCAACCCACCGACACCCATTTCTTCAATTCCCCAACCACAAGCAACACAATAACTCCATCTCTCTCTCAGCCTCccactctccctctccctctccctcccccTCTTCGTCCTCTCCCTCATTACTGAATCCGCTTCAAACCGGCCGATTTCTCACCGACGACGACCTCGAGAAGCTCGAGCTTCTCGGGAACTACAGCTACCACCAGCAATTGGAATCCGGGCTTCTCTGGGTTCGCGCGATGAGGGAGGAGGAGATGGACCTGACCGTGACTCTGCTGTCCGAGTCCTTCGCGGAATCGATGATGATGGCGAGCGGTTATGTGAAATTGTTGGAGTTCTTGGTGAAGAATTACTTGATTGAGAGGAGGGAGATGATGCCTCACAATGCTACGCTTCTAGGAGTGTACAGGGAGAATGGGGAAGAGGATTTTGAGCTGGCGGGAACTGTGGAATTGACTTTTGATGGAAAGGGGGCGAATGCGAATCCTCCTACTCCTACGCCGCCTAAGAACTCGCCTTACATTTGTAATATGGCTGTCAGGAAGCCTCTCAGGAG GAGAGGCATTGGCTGGCATTTACTGAGAGCGGGCGAAGAACTTATTACAAAAATGAGTTCATCTAGGGAGGTCTATCTGCACTGCAGAATTATTGACAAAGGTCCATTCAACATGTATACAAAAGCAGGTTACAGCGTTGTTCAGACGGATAGCATCTTGACCTTGTTAACGCTACAGAGGCGGAGGCGCTTGATGCGCAAAGAACTTCCTGCCTCTGAGGATGCTTCTGCTGTAGATGCTCCTCCTGATGACCAGCTTATTGATGAACGGTTGTAA
- the LOC121798478 gene encoding WAT1-related protein At1g70260-like isoform X3 has translation MPFLHSFSSRIPSFLIPIVCEMVRSEGTWLTLPFLIQVFVLGLIGVTISQNLAFVGLSYSSPIVACGFANQMPALSFILAILLRSTKFDWKRSGSLARLIGTLISFGGAISLTLYKGPTIKAPSLTLPLRPPLLVFISTHENWVLGCKLFAASSFALAIWNFLQAKTLKICKQVMKIISFYTLFGTIQTTGLALYFERDPEAWKLGLNFELLVIVLTGIFSSLIRTKVQMWCTRLKGPFFVALFKPCGIAYATTFGCLLFSTTFHYGSITGAFICGVGYYTVLWGQMKDEEASKLGGRNKIVSPSRDEKVPLLQQDSQV, from the exons ATGCCCTTTCTTCACTCATTCTCCTCccgtattccttcttttttgatACCAATAG TTTGTGAAATGGTCAGGTCGGAAGGGACATGGCTCACCCTACCTTTTCTCATTCAAGTCTTCGTCCTCGGTTTAATAGG GGTAACGATTTCTCAAAACCTAGCGTTTGTGGGTTTGAGCTACAGCTCTCCCATTGTTGCATGTGGCTTCGCAAATCAGATGCCTGCTTTATCTTTCATTTTGGCCATACTCCTCAG GAGTACAAAATTTGATTGGAAGAGGTCAGGCAGTCTAGCAAGATTGATAGGCACCCTCATATCTTTTGGTGGTGCAATTTCACTCACTCTTTACAAAGGCCCTACCATCAAAGCTCCCTCCCTGACCTTACCGTTGCGGCCGCCGCTGCTGGTCTTCATTTCAACTCATGAAAACTGGGTTCTTGGTTGTAAACTCTTTGCTGCTTCTTCATTTGCTCTAGCCATCTGGAACTTTCTCCAg GCGAAAACTCTGAAAATATGCAAACAAGTGatgaaaataatctcattttacACCTTGTTTGGGACCATCCAAACAACTGGATTGGCCCTCTACTTTGAAAGGGATCCTGAGGCATGGAAGCTAGGGCTTAATTTTGAACTCCTCGTCATCGTCTTAACA GGAATATTCAGCAGCCTGATTAGGACCAAAGTCCAAATGTGGTGTACACGTTTGAAAGGGCCTTTTTTTGTGGCCTTATTCAAGCCTTGTGGGATTGCCTACGCCACCACCTTTGGCTGTTTGCTCTTTTCTACTACTTTTCACTATGGAAg CATTACGGGAGCGTTCATCTGCGGAGTGGGGTACTACACCGTGCTGTGGGGCCAGATGAAGGACGAGGAGGCGAGTAAATTGGGCGGTCGTAACAAGATCGTCAGTCCATCAAGGGATGAGAAGGTCCCTCTTCTGCAGCAAGATTCTCAAGTGTGA